From one Lactiplantibacillus paraplantarum genomic stretch:
- a CDS encoding amino acid permease — protein sequence MKITNADGTVRALSNRHVQMIAIGGTIGTGLFLGSGSTISKTGPSVMWVYLVLGFFFFLMMRAIGEMFYSDPTQHTFVAFISRYLGPSVGHFTGWTYWIGLIFVCMAELTATATYVKFWLPNVPAWLIEIGFLLILAGINLTAARLFGEAEFWFAMIKIVAIVALIVTGIFMMVGHHLTPLGQASIGNLFHNYQVFPHGLTNFISAFPMVFFAFQGIEFVSITIGEAKNPHRVIKKAVNETLLRILLFYIGALIVIMGIIPWTSLSPDSSPFVQVFKLAGYPAAAAIINFVVLTSAASSLNSCLFSAGRHFYQLATEMPATSHMHQIFGKISKSGVPAPAILLSAVLVLVTPIMSLSAATTAVFTVVTGISSDMYLIVYTLAMLAHRKYRLSDDYLADGFKMPAYRITSPLTIAFFVLIFASLFFIQADIVGAIGAIIWTLIFGGVTFAHQARLRALAR from the coding sequence ATGAAAATAACTAACGCTGATGGTACGGTCCGGGCGCTTAGCAACCGGCATGTCCAGATGATTGCAATTGGTGGCACGATTGGGACAGGATTATTTCTTGGTTCAGGTAGTACGATTTCAAAGACGGGACCGTCAGTCATGTGGGTGTACTTAGTGTTAGGATTTTTCTTCTTTTTGATGATGCGGGCAATCGGTGAGATGTTTTATTCAGACCCGACACAACATACGTTTGTCGCGTTTATTTCCCGATATTTAGGGCCAAGTGTTGGTCATTTCACGGGGTGGACCTATTGGATCGGTTTGATTTTTGTTTGTATGGCTGAACTGACTGCAACGGCCACTTATGTTAAATTTTGGTTGCCGAATGTACCAGCGTGGCTGATAGAAATTGGCTTTTTGTTAATTCTTGCAGGAATCAATTTGACGGCTGCTCGGTTATTTGGAGAGGCTGAATTCTGGTTTGCGATGATTAAGATTGTTGCGATTGTTGCGCTGATCGTTACCGGTATTTTCATGATGGTCGGTCATCACCTGACACCTTTAGGACAAGCGTCAATTGGTAATTTATTTCATAATTATCAAGTCTTCCCCCATGGATTAACCAATTTTATCTCAGCATTTCCAATGGTCTTCTTTGCTTTTCAAGGGATTGAATTTGTTAGCATTACAATTGGTGAAGCCAAGAATCCTCACCGGGTCATTAAAAAAGCGGTTAATGAAACATTGTTACGGATTTTGCTGTTTTACATTGGTGCGTTGATTGTGATTATGGGAATTATTCCGTGGACGTCGTTGTCACCGGATAGTAGTCCCTTTGTGCAAGTTTTCAAGTTGGCAGGGTATCCGGCTGCGGCGGCGATTATCAATTTTGTCGTCTTGACTTCCGCTGCATCGTCATTAAATAGTTGTTTATTCTCAGCGGGGCGACATTTTTATCAATTAGCCACTGAAATGCCGGCGACGAGCCATATGCATCAAATTTTCGGCAAGATTTCTAAGAGTGGCGTACCAGCACCAGCTATCTTGTTATCCGCCGTGCTAGTGTTAGTAACACCAATTATGAGTTTGAGTGCCGCAACCACGGCAGTTTTCACAGTAGTTACAGGGATTTCTAGTGATATGTACTTGATCGTCTACACGTTGGCGATGCTGGCTCACCGCAAGTATCGGTTGTCTGACGACTATCTAGCTGACGGATTTAAAATGCCGGCTTATCGCATTACGAGTCCGTTAACAATTGCGTTTTTTGTCCTCATTTTTGCTAGTCTGTTCTTCATTCAGGCTGACATTGTGGGGGCCATCGGGGCAATTATTTGGACATTAATATTTGGTGGTGTCACTTTTGCACACCAAGCACGGTTACGGGCGTTAGCTAGATAG
- a CDS encoding MmcQ/YjbR family DNA-binding protein — protein sequence MATVKFENKRVNMSKLSQFGFEPNQGGRYQFRTLIMQGQFELTLTLNVDDGLNTELTDTSTGEAYVLHLAPRAQGQFVGQVVQAYQDVLHKVEQDCYDNDVFKSSQERNLITQIKDLYGDELEFLWSKFPQNAVWRRADTHKWYGALLTVTTDKLALPGATHTVTVLDLRARPNDLVTLIDGQHYLPGYHMNKKHWYSIVLDDTVPLATIMERVRDSYALAK from the coding sequence ATGGCAACGGTTAAGTTTGAAAATAAACGTGTCAATATGAGTAAACTCAGTCAGTTTGGTTTTGAACCCAATCAGGGTGGCCGTTATCAATTTCGGACACTAATCATGCAAGGTCAGTTTGAGCTAACGCTGACGTTGAATGTCGATGATGGTCTTAATACGGAATTAACCGATACTTCGACCGGTGAAGCGTACGTTTTACATCTGGCACCCCGCGCTCAAGGTCAGTTTGTCGGTCAAGTCGTGCAGGCTTATCAGGATGTCTTGCATAAGGTCGAACAGGACTGTTACGACAACGATGTTTTTAAGTCGTCTCAAGAGCGAAATCTGATTACTCAGATTAAGGATTTATATGGTGATGAACTTGAATTCTTGTGGTCTAAATTCCCACAGAATGCAGTTTGGCGGCGCGCCGATACGCATAAATGGTACGGTGCGTTATTGACGGTTACTACCGATAAGCTAGCATTGCCAGGAGCGACACATACTGTGACAGTACTAGACTTACGGGCACGACCAAATGACTTGGTGACGCTGATTGATGGCCAACATTATTTGCCAGGTTATCATATGAATAAAAAACATTGGTATTCAATTGTGCTTGATGATACTGTGCCACTTGCCACAATTATGGAACGAGTCCGGGATAGTTATGCGCTGGCCAAGTAA
- a CDS encoding alpha/beta hydrolase, with protein MKGTITLVKRWRTVVQLLLIAFVIGVTGVLIGARNNDTKITKVTSQLRPDSARVLRNQYQQSKTATVFLHGYNGGAYSTNYLIHKAEKAGAAQKALVVHVYKNGVMAFKGYWRKSIKNPMVQVVFQDNHASQKVQIYWLHQVLVQLKSKYGVKAYNAVGHSLGANDIVNQALKYGHDQRVPTLNKIVTIGGPFDGLTGFLNTQTEAQVRRLAVKPSRFTKHFAEMLKYRHNFPNDVKLLNVYGDTNTGYNNDGFVGVASARSIRYLLRGKLAQYQEAFYSGNQAAHCALNQNPTVARKMIAFLW; from the coding sequence ATGAAGGGTACGATAACTTTGGTGAAACGTTGGCGAACGGTGGTTCAATTGTTATTGATTGCTTTTGTTATTGGTGTGACTGGGGTTTTAATCGGTGCCCGTAATAATGATACCAAGATTACGAAAGTGACGAGTCAGTTGCGACCAGATTCTGCACGAGTATTAAGAAATCAGTATCAGCAATCAAAGACAGCGACCGTTTTTTTACATGGGTACAACGGTGGTGCGTATTCGACGAACTATCTGATTCATAAGGCTGAAAAAGCCGGGGCAGCACAAAAGGCATTAGTCGTGCATGTCTATAAGAATGGCGTGATGGCTTTTAAAGGCTACTGGCGAAAATCAATTAAAAACCCGATGGTTCAAGTTGTTTTCCAAGACAACCACGCCTCACAAAAAGTCCAAATCTACTGGTTACATCAAGTTTTGGTGCAATTAAAGTCGAAGTATGGCGTAAAGGCTTACAATGCGGTTGGTCATTCTCTTGGTGCTAATGATATTGTTAATCAAGCATTGAAGTATGGGCATGATCAACGAGTGCCGACCCTGAATAAAATCGTGACAATTGGTGGGCCATTTGACGGGCTAACGGGCTTTTTGAATACACAGACTGAAGCTCAGGTTCGACGTTTGGCAGTCAAACCCAGTCGATTTACGAAGCACTTTGCGGAAATGCTAAAGTATCGACATAATTTCCCCAACGACGTTAAGCTGTTGAACGTCTACGGTGATACGAATACGGGCTATAATAACGATGGGTTTGTAGGGGTCGCTTCAGCACGCTCCATTCGCTATTTATTACGTGGAAAGTTAGCGCAGTATCAAGAAGCTTTCTATAGTGGCAATCAGGCTGCGCACTGTGCATTGAATCAAAATCCGACTGTGGCACGTAAGATGATTGCTTTTCTATGGTAA
- the nhaC gene encoding Na+/H+ antiporter NhaC → MNKTKAPQISTVEAVIVLLVVLGIMSAGVIGWGLSPQVPVLLAMGVVTAWAMLRGFPWSAVNAGIKEGIDKGIVPIFIFILIGAMISTWIAAGTIPTLMVIGFKIINIQWFLPSVFIVCTLVGAAVGSAFTVTSTVGIAFFGMGVTMNLNPALVAGAIISGGIFGDKLSPLSETNNLASAVVDTDLFTHIKHILWSTLPAGLISLGLFAMLGHSNTGTSLAKINQTVAILNGHFSISALALLPIVLVFVCAGFKMPAIPTMLLNIFVSAGLILFEQPQLSMAKLTAIINTGFVSKTGNTSVDTLLSRGGIVSMMSMVALIVVTLSLGGLLVKFGLINQIMTPVAKHLNSDGKLVLAGVLTCIGVNVFVGEQFLSIILPGRAFRKAFNDGGLAGNALGRVLEDGGTVINYLVPWGVGGVFLTTTLGVPTVQYLPFVFFSLLCPIISIISGFTGIGMAHLNQQSAVKANHVTATEA, encoded by the coding sequence ATGAATAAAACGAAAGCACCACAAATTAGTACAGTAGAAGCTGTAATCGTCTTATTAGTTGTTTTGGGAATTATGAGTGCGGGCGTGATTGGCTGGGGGTTATCACCCCAAGTGCCAGTATTACTAGCCATGGGTGTTGTTACTGCTTGGGCCATGCTTCGCGGGTTCCCGTGGTCAGCTGTTAATGCCGGCATCAAAGAAGGTATTGACAAAGGTATCGTCCCAATTTTTATTTTTATTCTAATTGGCGCGATGATTTCAACTTGGATTGCGGCAGGGACGATACCAACCCTGATGGTGATTGGGTTTAAAATCATTAATATTCAATGGTTTTTGCCATCAGTCTTCATTGTTTGCACACTGGTTGGAGCAGCTGTTGGGAGTGCCTTTACGGTAACGTCAACTGTGGGAATTGCCTTCTTCGGTATGGGCGTCACCATGAATTTAAACCCAGCTTTGGTTGCTGGGGCGATTATCAGTGGTGGCATTTTTGGAGATAAACTATCGCCACTATCAGAAACGAATAATCTGGCTTCCGCAGTAGTTGATACTGATCTTTTTACGCACATTAAGCACATTTTATGGAGTACATTACCGGCTGGCCTAATTTCACTCGGATTATTCGCCATGCTTGGACATAGTAATACTGGGACAAGCTTGGCCAAGATTAATCAGACAGTCGCAATTCTAAATGGTCATTTCAGTATTTCAGCGTTGGCACTCTTACCAATTGTCCTAGTCTTTGTTTGTGCCGGGTTTAAAATGCCGGCCATTCCAACGATGTTATTAAACATCTTTGTTTCAGCTGGATTAATCTTGTTTGAACAACCACAACTGTCAATGGCGAAGTTAACGGCTATTATTAATACGGGCTTTGTTTCGAAGACTGGGAATACCAGTGTTGACACGTTACTTTCACGGGGGGGCATCGTTAGTATGATGAGCATGGTGGCCCTGATTGTTGTTACCTTATCCTTAGGTGGCTTATTGGTCAAATTTGGGTTGATTAATCAAATTATGACACCGGTCGCCAAACATTTGAATAGTGATGGTAAGTTAGTGTTGGCGGGTGTGTTAACTTGCATTGGTGTGAACGTATTTGTTGGTGAACAGTTTCTCTCGATTATTTTGCCAGGCCGGGCTTTTCGCAAAGCGTTTAATGACGGTGGCCTCGCTGGCAATGCGCTTGGCCGGGTACTTGAAGATGGTGGTACGGTTATCAATTACTTGGTACCGTGGGGCGTTGGTGGTGTCTTTTTAACCACGACACTGGGGGTACCGACTGTTCAATACTTACCATTTGTTTTCTTCAGTCTACTATGTCCTATCATTTCGATAATCAGTGGTTTCACTGGTATTGGAATGGCACATTTGAATCAGCAATCTGCAGTCAAGGCTAACCATGTTACGGCCACGGAAGCCTAG
- the ade gene encoding adenine deaminase: MTKTVELVITGAQVLNVYTREFEATSLWIDHGRIISNLRDEPYLADQRVDATGQWIVPGMIDAHVHMESSMVAPSELGKVLLQHGVTTIATDPHELANVAGVAGIQYLIDDARQTPLDVCFMLPSSVPCVPFDDNGATLHATDLHPLYQQPEVRGLAEVMDYGAVARGDVDTLAKISDAYAHGYHADGHAAGLDAHQLNVMRNAGLDTDHECMTETEALDRVKAGMYVFLREGTVERDVLPTIGAVTEANASRFAFCTDDKTISDLITEGSIDANVRLAIQSGMRPELAYTLASLNGATAHRLSDRGSLVAGQLADLVVLDDIEHVRIARTMKRGQWALPDDTKPLPFTATRVQQHASVTDLQLPLPMGAANVIGIQPNHIETDHLTFPVVATQNFEADCQRDVLKMVVIERHHNTGKVGVGLVHGFGLKHGAIAGTVAHDAHNIVAVGTSDKAILRAVEQITRDNGGIAVVDDQQVLATMPLAIGGLLSTASYQMAAKQLAGLKQAYEVISEQPLSFDPFITLSFLTLPVIPTLKLTARGLFDYATFDFITVAQSATPTVAHK, translated from the coding sequence ATGACGAAGACAGTTGAATTAGTGATTACCGGTGCGCAGGTGTTAAATGTTTATACTCGTGAATTTGAAGCAACTAGTTTGTGGATCGACCATGGTCGAATTATTAGTAATTTACGTGACGAACCGTACTTGGCAGACCAGCGGGTAGATGCGACTGGTCAGTGGATCGTTCCCGGTATGATCGATGCACATGTGCATATGGAGAGTTCAATGGTGGCACCTAGCGAGTTGGGAAAAGTCTTGTTACAGCACGGTGTCACGACGATTGCGACTGACCCCCATGAGCTCGCTAATGTTGCTGGCGTTGCTGGTATTCAGTACCTAATTGATGATGCGCGGCAAACGCCACTAGATGTCTGTTTCATGTTACCGTCATCGGTGCCATGCGTTCCCTTTGATGACAATGGGGCGACCTTGCACGCTACTGATTTACATCCTCTTTATCAACAGCCAGAAGTGCGCGGCTTAGCAGAAGTGATGGATTATGGGGCCGTTGCGCGTGGTGATGTTGATACTTTAGCCAAAATTAGCGATGCGTATGCCCATGGCTATCATGCAGATGGGCACGCCGCCGGTTTGGATGCGCATCAGCTCAATGTGATGCGCAATGCGGGCTTGGATACTGATCACGAATGTATGACAGAGACGGAAGCATTAGATCGCGTTAAGGCTGGGATGTACGTCTTTTTACGCGAGGGGACGGTTGAACGTGACGTCTTGCCGACGATTGGGGCAGTGACCGAAGCTAATGCGAGCCGGTTTGCTTTTTGTACGGATGATAAGACGATCAGTGACCTGATTACGGAAGGATCGATTGACGCTAACGTGCGTCTAGCGATTCAAAGTGGCATGCGTCCTGAACTAGCTTATACCCTGGCTAGCTTGAATGGGGCGACTGCTCACCGGTTAAGCGATCGCGGCAGTCTAGTGGCCGGACAATTGGCTGACCTGGTAGTCTTAGATGATATTGAACACGTCAGAATCGCGCGGACGATGAAACGTGGTCAGTGGGCATTACCAGATGATACGAAGCCATTGCCGTTTACAGCGACGCGTGTTCAGCAACATGCAAGTGTGACTGACCTTCAGTTACCACTACCGATGGGGGCTGCTAATGTGATTGGAATCCAACCGAATCACATTGAAACGGATCATCTAACGTTCCCAGTTGTTGCTACTCAGAATTTTGAAGCAGATTGTCAACGCGACGTCTTAAAAATGGTTGTTATCGAGCGTCATCATAATACGGGCAAGGTGGGTGTCGGTCTGGTTCACGGTTTTGGCCTGAAGCACGGTGCAATTGCTGGTACGGTGGCTCATGATGCTCACAATATTGTCGCGGTTGGAACATCAGATAAGGCGATTTTACGGGCTGTTGAGCAGATTACACGCGATAACGGTGGGATTGCGGTCGTTGATGATCAGCAAGTGTTAGCGACTATGCCACTTGCCATTGGTGGCCTATTGTCGACGGCATCTTATCAAATGGCTGCTAAACAGTTGGCAGGGCTTAAGCAGGCTTATGAGGTCATCAGTGAACAGCCGCTCAGCTTTGATCCGTTCATTACGCTTTCGTTTTTGACGTTACCAGTGATTCCAACGTTAAAACTAACGGCACGAGGCTTATTCGATTACGCGACCTTTGATTTTATTACGGTTGCCCAATCAGCGACGCCAACGGTCGCCCATAAATAG
- a CDS encoding phosphatidylglycerophosphatase A, translating to MEKPTFKYPDKAAYEFVIQALAAKGITYHEIAHITYNLQTKYVPNLTIEECERETQEVLHKRELLNNAMVALELDRLATDGQLSEPLQSIIASDAGVFGVDEGLALNMANIYGTIGVTNYGYVDKVKEGVIKKLDTDKSGVVNTFIDDLVGAIAAAVAAKIAHKYA from the coding sequence ATGGAAAAACCAACGTTTAAATATCCTGACAAGGCCGCGTATGAATTTGTCATTCAGGCCTTAGCCGCAAAGGGAATTACTTATCATGAAATTGCCCACATCACCTATAATTTACAAACAAAGTATGTTCCTAACCTAACCATTGAAGAGTGTGAAAGGGAAACTCAAGAAGTCTTGCACAAGCGCGAACTGCTGAACAATGCAATGGTTGCATTAGAACTAGATCGACTGGCAACTGATGGGCAATTAAGCGAGCCGCTCCAATCAATTATTGCTAGCGATGCAGGCGTTTTCGGTGTTGATGAAGGGTTAGCGCTCAATATGGCTAATATCTACGGTACAATTGGCGTCACTAACTACGGGTATGTTGATAAAGTTAAGGAAGGGGTTATTAAAAAGCTCGATACTGATAAGTCGGGGGTTGTTAACACATTTATCGATGACTTAGTTGGTGCGATTGCAGCAGCCGTCGCAGCTAAAATTGCCCATAAGTATGCCTAA
- a CDS encoding SIS domain-containing protein, which translates to MILMMMNNPTMLSYIRREQPVLERLLSSYPRQITDALADTPQHPQHWLILATGSRINAANTARLYMQKTAALQVTVAAADFYLTYEEADPSVDVIIGISLTANDPTMLAAIKKARTNSNAHTIIITDQKDTALTEIADATCDLLTGKETVPYITLSFQAIVLTLMLLAVRSATDRNILTELAANQELDEFSFLIENMNLTVQRANDFYRKFTIDFTNAPQFTSIGANVLAGTLAEMQAKFTEILRVPTHGYSLASFTHGGFMGTHENHCQFYIEINTDPAVMAQLQAVKKYEARLTPHIYTISLTGDQPTVNDDQTLQLEAVTDPYKAPLLAIIPFQVLAWFIAKSRGINLNHPMYEDFQTAINLL; encoded by the coding sequence ATTATTTTGATGATGATGAACAATCCGACAATGTTATCTTACATTCGTCGTGAGCAACCAGTTTTAGAGCGCTTGTTGTCAAGTTATCCACGCCAAATCACTGACGCTTTGGCAGACACACCCCAACATCCACAGCATTGGCTGATACTCGCAACTGGTTCTAGAATTAATGCAGCCAATACCGCCCGCCTGTATATGCAAAAAACGGCCGCCTTACAAGTGACCGTCGCCGCTGCCGATTTCTACCTTACTTATGAGGAAGCCGATCCAAGCGTTGATGTCATCATCGGTATCTCGTTGACAGCAAACGACCCCACCATGCTAGCAGCTATTAAAAAAGCGCGTACTAACAGTAATGCACATACTATCATAATTACTGATCAGAAAGATACAGCGCTTACAGAGATTGCTGATGCAACTTGCGATTTACTAACTGGTAAAGAAACTGTTCCGTACATCACATTAAGTTTTCAAGCAATCGTTCTAACACTTATGTTATTAGCCGTTAGGAGTGCTACGGATCGTAACATACTAACCGAATTAGCCGCCAACCAAGAATTAGACGAATTCAGCTTTTTGATTGAAAACATGAATCTCACTGTCCAGCGAGCCAACGATTTCTATCGCAAGTTTACAATCGACTTCACCAATGCCCCACAATTTACTAGCATCGGTGCCAATGTTTTAGCTGGGACACTCGCTGAAATGCAAGCTAAGTTTACCGAAATCTTACGCGTACCAACACATGGTTACTCGCTCGCATCATTCACCCATGGTGGCTTTATGGGCACCCATGAAAATCATTGTCAGTTTTATATTGAGATTAATACGGACCCTGCCGTGATGGCCCAATTACAAGCTGTTAAAAAGTACGAAGCACGATTAACACCGCATATTTATACTATCAGTCTCACTGGTGATCAACCAACCGTTAATGATGATCAAACTTTGCAACTTGAAGCTGTCACTGATCCCTATAAAGCACCGCTACTCGCTATTATCCCATTCCAAGTCTTGGCCTGGTTTATTGCCAAATCACGAGGAATCAACCTCAATCATCCGATGTACGAGGACTTTCAAACGGCAATTAACTTGCTATAG